The DNA segment AACGTGCCGCTGCAGAGGGCGCTGACCAGGGTGGGCCGGGCCGATCCGCTGCACGTCGCGGTGGGTCCCGACGATCTGACCGTGACCACGTTCGACGGTGAGCTGGTCGAGCGCAAGGTGCCGCTGCCGTCCCGCTGGCTGCGCGGTTTCGCCGAGGCGCAGGTGCTCACGTCCCGTTTCGAGCCGCGCGCCGAGTTGAGCATCGCCGACGCCCGCACGCTGCTGCAACGCCTCTCCGCGACGGACAAGTCGGTGCTCTGGGCTATTCCGGCGGGGCGCACGCTCCGGCTCACCTCCCGGCCCGCGCCGGGCGCGGTCTGCCTGCCGGGCGCCGGGCGTCTGATCGCGATCAAACCCTTCCTCCGGTACGGGGGGAGGCTCACCGTCTACGGCCCTCCCGTCAGCGCGGGCAGCGGCCCGGTCGCCAGCACGTGGGAGCTGAGCCTGCCGACCCTGCGCCTGTCGTTGACGCTGTCGCCCGAGCCGTACCGCGGATTCTCCGGCGAGGGAGCGGTCCTCGACTCCCTGGCCGGTGACGAGGCGGCCGACGACGCCGACCTGATCAGCGCGCTGCTGTCCTGGGACCCGACGATCGACGTCCCGGCTCTCGCCGACGCGTCCGGGCTCGGCGCCGGCCGTGTGCGCGACGCGCTGACCCAGCTCGGCACGGCCGGGCGGGTCGGCTACGACGTGGCCGAGGCGGGCTACTTCCATCGCACCCTGCCCTACTCCGCCGACGTGGTGGCGAAGATGAACCCCCGGCTCGCCGGCGCGCAGGCCCTGGTCGAGGCGGGCGCGGTCACCGCCGGCGCGGACGTGTCGGTGGTGCGCAGCGGCGACGAGACCTACCACGTCCGGCACGAGACCTTCTCCTGCACCTGCCCCTGGTGGGCGAGACATCGCGGCGATCGAGGGCCGTGCAAACACGCCCTCGCCGTCCGGATGGCGCTGACCGCGGCCGAGGTGCCGGCATGAGCCTCACCTGGCCCGAGATCCACGAGCTCGCCCGCCGCGGCGACGCACCCGGCATGATCCGGCTCCTCGCGGCGGCGACAGCGGCCGAGCGGACCGCGGCGTTCCCGGTGCTCGCCGCCGAGATCAAGGCGAGGATCGAGCCGGAGATGCAGGCCCGGACGCCGTACGCACTGGCCGTCGTCGGCACCGCCCCGACCGCGGCGAAAGCTCTGCCGGTCCTCCGCCGGACCGCCCTGGACACGTGGAACTGGCAATCCGGCGACGTGTTCCTGGCCTTGGCCGCCGCGCTCGAGCTGCCGTGGATCGGCGAGCTCGGGCAGCGCCTGGCCGAGCGGCTCCCGGCCCGCGACCCGTGGCCGGACGACTGGTTCTTCGCGGCCGCCCTGATGCGCGGCGCCGGCGTCACCCCGCCGGTCACCGAGGGCGTGGTCCGCAGCTGGGTGCGTGCCTACGTCCGCCCATGGCGCCCCAGCAAACCGGTTCCGCCCCTGGTCGAGCGCCTGCGCGACGACCCCTGGCGCGACCTGCTGCTTCCGGCCGTCTTCGAGTTCGACTCGATCGGCGCCGACTTCGGGACGGCCTCGCTCAGCGGGAGACCGCAGTTCCCCGACGCGGTCGCCGCCCTGGCCCGCGAGGGCGTCCTGGAACGCAAAACCCTCCTCGAATCCGTCGTCGACCGTCTCCTGCGTGGCGGCCGCCCTCACGACCTGCGCGCCTTCACCCTGCTCCACGACGCGCTGGCGCCCACCGTCGACGAGCTGTCGACGCACGCCCTGGACTACGCCCGGCTGCTGGCCGCCGGCCCCGGCCCGGTCGCATCCCTGGCCCAGCGCTCCCTCCGCACCGTCGACGACGCCGGCCGCCTGGATCTCGACGTCCTTCTGCAGGCCAGCGCTCTTTTCCGCCCCGAGAAGACCCTGGTAAAGGCACAGCTCACCTGGCTCGACAAGGTGGCCCGCCGTGAACCCGCCCGTGCCGCCGAGGTGGTGGTGACGATCGCCGAGGCGTTCGGCCACAGCGCCCTGGACATCCAGGAGAAAGCCCTCGACCTGGTCACCAAGCACCGCGCACTCCTCGACCGACCCTCGTGGGATGCGATCGCCCCGCTGGTGTCCTCGCTGGGTGGCGACCTCCCTCAGCAGGCAGCACACCTCTTCGACAGTCCCTCCACCACTGTCTCCGCAGCCGGATCGCCGCAGCTTCCGCCGCCCGCCGCCGTCGCGGAGATGCCACCGCCGATCACCGACCCGGCCGAGCTGGCGGAAGAGCTCGCCGCCCTGGTCCACGGGCAGTCTGCGATCGGCTGGGAACGGGTCCTGGCCGGCGTGGTGTCCCTCTACGCCGGCGGCGACCACGACTCCCTGGCCACGACACTGCTCCCGGTCGTCGACCGCTATGCCGGCTGGTTCGCGCCGAGCCGGTGGAACGCCGGCTCACCCTTCGTCAGCCTGGGCCTGGCCATCCGGGCCGCCACCTCGCACGATGCCGCACCGGCGCTCCACGATCTGGCCGGCGCGGTGCGGATCGCGTGGCACGAGGGCCGGCGCGGGCTTCCCGGCTCGTCGTTCTCCTCCCGGCCCGACGGCGTGCTGGCGCTGCGGGCCGCCGAGGTGGCCGTCCACCTGACCGGCACGATGGTGCCGATGACGGTCGCCACGCCGACCCACGTGAACGGCAGCGTCGACGCCGCGGCGCTGCTGGCCCGGCTGTCCCGTGCCGAGGCGGAGGGCTGGCAGCCCTGGCCGTTCGACTTCGAACAGGCCCTGCTCCGCCTGCCACGCGACACCGGCAGCGCGATCGTGGAGCAGGCCGCGCGGCTCACGTCCCCGGCCGGGCGGCAGTTCGCCCAGTGGCTCACGAGTGGCGGGCTGCCCGACCCGGTGAGCGAGCCGTTCACGCAGCCCGGCGAGAAGGGGCGGGACGGCGGCTGGACCTGGGACACCCCGGTCCCGCGCCGGATGGCGGCCGCCCTGCGACCGGCCCGTGACGGCGGCCTGCGCCTCGAACGCCAGTTGCTCACCCTGACTCCGGCGAAGCACCCGGTCTACATGCCCGGCGACTTCGACGGGATCGAGGACATCCTCGCGATGGTCCTGCCGCACCACCGCGAAGTGGCGGCGGCCTGGGCCCTGGCCGACATCGCCTCGCTGGCCGACCAGAACCAGCGCGGCGCTGCTCGGCTCCTCCCACTGCTGGCCGACTGCTCCGGACCGGTGGGCCCGGCGACGGCGTACGCCCTGGCCTACGCCTTGGCGGCCAAACACGAACCGGACCGCGCCGCGGCGGCCGACACATTCCTGTCCCTGGCCGCCGCCGGTGACCCGGTCATCGCCCCGCTGGTGGGCGCCGCTCTCGCCGACCTGGCCTCCGACGGAACGATCAAGATGACCCGCGTACTCCCCGCCCTCACCGACATGCACCGCGCCGGCGCCTCGACGGCGGTGTGGGATCTACTGGTGGCAGCCCTGCCTCCGCTGTTCGCGACCACCGCCCGGGCCCTCCCCGACCTGCTGGAGATCGCCAGCCAGGTGGCGGTCGCGCTCGGGGTGAAAGGCGATCCGGTGCCGGGCCTGACCGAGGTGGCCGGCCGTGGCGGCTCGACCCGCGTGGTGAAGGAGGCGAGACGCCTGCACTCGATCCTCACGGCCTCATGATCGGCGCCGGGCCTCGCCCACCACAACACACACACTCCAGATCTTGAGCGATTCTCTACCGCCGGCTGTCGAGGATCGCGCAAGGTCCCCTCATGGAGGGCAGTAGTGCGGTGCTGCGGCTTTCGTGCTCTGGCTATCCAGCCCGGATCTTGGATGATTGTGGCCCCGGTCAGTCTGGATCTTGGGTTGGCGCCTGCCCACGGAAGCGGATCTTGGATTGGCGATTGGCGAAGGGCTCGGATCTTGGATCGCCGCTTGGTGACTGGAGCGGATCTTGGATTGGCGTCGATTCTCGGCCTTCACTTTGGATCGAGTAGGGCTTGCCAGGGCGGATCTTGGATTAAACACCGGCGGGCAGGCGGCACGTGAGGTGGCCGACCCGTGGCTCGTGACTGCGGGCCGTAGGTCGTCTATCAGTTTAGTGACTCGTTCGGTGCTTGAGTTGCGGCTCGTGGGGTTCGTTCGGCCGGGGCGAGCGCACACACAACGCGATCGCGTTCGCTGGCCGCCCCCATGGGGGCGGTGATCGCACACGAACCATCGGCGCGTGCGATCACCGCCCCGTCATCCCAGCCGCGCGTGCGTTGACCGCCCCGCCGTTCAGTGACGCGTGCGTTGACCGTCCCGCTGTTCAGTTACGCGTGCGTTGACCGTCCCGCCGTTCAGTTACGCGTGCGTCGAGCGTCCCGCCGCTCAGTTACGCGTGCGTCGACCGCCCCGCTGTTCCCGGTTGGTTGTGCCTGCGTGTGGTGCCCCGGCGGCTCGTTGCATGCTGGCGCGCCGAAGTGATCGCTCAAGATCTGCGGCGTGCGGTGCAGGACCGTGCCGTTTGGTGCGGGGACCGCGCACTTCGGGACCGCGCGGTGCGGGGTGGAGGGGTAGGAGCTGGTTCTCTGCTCGGGTGGGGGTCGGCAGAGGGTGGGCGGTCAGCGCAAGGGTGCGGTGGACTCCCTGGTCAGGAGACGGACCGGGAGGGTCTCGACGCCGGAGGCTAGGTTGCCGTCCATTGCTGCTGAGAGGCGCTGGGCTGCCGTGCGGCCGAGCTGTTCGAGGTTGAGGTCGACGGTGGTCAGGGGTGGGCGGGCGTTCGCGGCCAGGACCTGCCAGTTGTCGAAGCCGATGACGGCCACCTGGGAGGGTACGTCGATGCGTTCCTCGTGCAGGACGTCGAGGACGCCGCGGGCGATCTCGTCGGAGCCGGCGAAGATGGCGTCGACGTCGGGGCAGCGGTCGAGCAGCATCCGGGTGGCGCCGCGGCCCCACGCCTCGGACCACATGCCGAACCAGACCTCGCCGCCGGCCAGCGCCAGGCCCTCTTCGGCGAGCCGGTCGAGGGCACCGCGGGCACGGTCCTGGGCGGCGCCGTAGCCGGGGTCGCCGGTGATGTGGGCGATCCGGGTGCGGCCGCAGCGGATCAGATGGTCGACGGCGAGCCGGCCGCCGCCGACGTTGTCGGTGACCAGGGAGAGGTCGGCCGGGTCGTCGGAGGGCGAGTACGCGTAGATGACCGGCACCGGCAGGTCGCGGCCGAGCGACGGGCGCTGGTCGGGGCGGGCGCCCACCACGATGAGGCCGTCGACGCGGCGGGACAGCAGGGCGCGCAGGTGGTGCTTTTCGCGGATCGCGTCACCGCGGGCGTCGCAGAGGAAGACCGATGTCTGGTCGGAGCCGAACGCGTCCTCGGCCCCCATCAGGATCGGGATCGAGAAACGACCCTCCAGGTCGGACGTGAGCAGGCCGACCGTGCCACTGCGCTGAGTGATCAGGCCTTGGGCCAGCGTGTTCGGTGAGAAGGACAGCTGCTCGGCGGCCTTGACCACCCGGGCCCGCGTCTCGGCTCGCACCTGGGGCTGACCGTTCAGCGCCTTCGACGCCGTCGCCACGGACACGCCGGCGAGCCGGGCCACGTCGCGCAGCGTGACGGCACGGTTGGCCGCCGCCCCCATGGTGTCCACGCCTCGCCTCCGATCCGGACGATTGTCGGCCGGTGCATCGCCCACTGTCGAACCTCTTGACAAGAAAATCTCCACAGCATTACGTTTCTGAAAACCTTTTCGGCAGTGACGAAACACTTCCGACCCAACCACTTTTCCCTGCTGATCTACCGCGTCGGGCAGCAGCCAGCGTAGCCCATCCCGCGGCAACTCCGAAACATAAGTCCGAAACGCGGTTTCGAGGAGGACTACAGTGAGGACACGGATATTCCGGGGCTATCGCAGAGCCGTCGCGTCGGTCGCGGCTCTCGGCCTGATCGCCGGCATGGCGGCCTGCGGATCGAGCGATGACGACCAGGGCGGCGACGCGGCGGCGGCGGTCACGGCGACCGGCACCGACGACGGCTCGGAGCTGACGCTCTGGACCCGCGCGCCGCTGGAGCTGCAGGCCAACGCGCTCGTCGACGCGTACAACAAGACGCACAAGAATCAGGTCAAGCTGACCATCGTGCCGAACGACGACTACGTGGCCAAGGTGGGCGCGGCGGCCGGCTCGGGCGACCTGCCCGACCTGTTCGCGGCGGACATCGTCTACGTGCCTAACTGGACGAAGTCCGGCCTGTTCGCGGACATGACCGAGCGGATCGGCCTGCTGCCGTACGCCGACAAGATCAACAAGGGGCACATCGACGCCGGCACGTACGAGGACAAGAAGTACGTCCTGCCGTTCGTCCTGGACCTCTCGGTGATGTTCTGGAACAAGGAGCTCTACAAGGCGGCCGGCCTCGACCCGGAGAAGGGCCCGACCACCCTCGACGAGTTCAAGACGCAGGCCCTGGCCGTGCAGAAGCTGAACAAGCCGGACACGTACGGCACGTTCTTCGGTGGCAACTGCGGCGGCTGCAACGTCTTCACCTGGTTCCCGATGGTCTGGGCCAGCGGCGAGGAGGTCATGGACCCGGAGGGCACGAAGTCGCTGCTCGACGGCCCGGCCGCGCAGAAGGTCTACTCCACCTGGCGTGAGCTGCAGGACGCCGGCGCGGTCGACCCCGGATCCAAGGACGAGACCGGCGCCACCTGGGTCGCCGCGTTCCAGGAGGGCAAGATCGGCGTGATGCCGTACCCGGCCACGCTGCTCAAGACGGCCGCTGAGACGGTCGACGTCGGCGTCACCGGCATCCCCGGTGTCAGCGGCGGCCAGTCCACCTTCGTCGGCGGCGACGGCATCGGCATCTCCAAGGACTCGAAGCTCAGCGACCAGGCGTGGAACTTCCTGTCCTGGCTGACCTCCGAGGACGCGCAGGTCGGCGTGCTCGCCGCGAACGACAGCACGGTCGCTCGCAGCGACCTGGCCGACAACCAGTACTCGGCCAAGGACCCGCGGATCGCCCTGATCAACAAGGTCGCCGGCGAGCCGCAGTCGAAGACGCCGTACGCGGTCAACTTCCAGCAGGCGTTCAACGCGCCGGGCAGCCCCTGGGTCACCCTGCTGCGCAATCAGGTCTACGGCGACGCCGGGGCGCTCGCCGGCGACAACAGCGCGGTCACCGGAGTGCTGGGCCAGTAGAGGCGATGAGTTGCGGCGCCGGGCCGTCCCCGGCGCCGCTGCCGCCCGTACAGAAGAAGGAAGCGCACGTGATGGCACCTGCAACGACCCTCACCAA comes from the Actinoplanes sp. OR16 genome and includes:
- a CDS encoding SWIM zinc finger family protein — its product is MVSAAYSYLGSSTLDDGLTLQTSGGPAAHPRFFTGFLTDPGAAATGLLAVAEVARTRYFRPVSLASLDPVVTAGSDRLRFESFSGCCGVYARLDVLPGGLDGEIVAHGTTNVDVNVPLQRALTRVGRADPLHVAVGPDDLTVTTFDGELVERKVPLPSRWLRGFAEAQVLTSRFEPRAELSIADARTLLQRLSATDKSVLWAIPAGRTLRLTSRPAPGAVCLPGAGRLIAIKPFLRYGGRLTVYGPPVSAGSGPVASTWELSLPTLRLSLTLSPEPYRGFSGEGAVLDSLAGDEAADDADLISALLSWDPTIDVPALADASGLGAGRVRDALTQLGTAGRVGYDVAEAGYFHRTLPYSADVVAKMNPRLAGAQALVEAGAVTAGADVSVVRSGDETYHVRHETFSCTCPWWARHRGDRGPCKHALAVRMALTAAEVPA
- a CDS encoding ABC transporter substrate-binding protein; amino-acid sequence: MRTRIFRGYRRAVASVAALGLIAGMAACGSSDDDQGGDAAAAVTATGTDDGSELTLWTRAPLELQANALVDAYNKTHKNQVKLTIVPNDDYVAKVGAAAGSGDLPDLFAADIVYVPNWTKSGLFADMTERIGLLPYADKINKGHIDAGTYEDKKYVLPFVLDLSVMFWNKELYKAAGLDPEKGPTTLDEFKTQALAVQKLNKPDTYGTFFGGNCGGCNVFTWFPMVWASGEEVMDPEGTKSLLDGPAAQKVYSTWRELQDAGAVDPGSKDETGATWVAAFQEGKIGVMPYPATLLKTAAETVDVGVTGIPGVSGGQSTFVGGDGIGISKDSKLSDQAWNFLSWLTSEDAQVGVLAANDSTVARSDLADNQYSAKDPRIALINKVAGEPQSKTPYAVNFQQAFNAPGSPWVTLLRNQVYGDAGALAGDNSAVTGVLGQ
- a CDS encoding DUF6493 family protein produces the protein MSLTWPEIHELARRGDAPGMIRLLAAATAAERTAAFPVLAAEIKARIEPEMQARTPYALAVVGTAPTAAKALPVLRRTALDTWNWQSGDVFLALAAALELPWIGELGQRLAERLPARDPWPDDWFFAAALMRGAGVTPPVTEGVVRSWVRAYVRPWRPSKPVPPLVERLRDDPWRDLLLPAVFEFDSIGADFGTASLSGRPQFPDAVAALAREGVLERKTLLESVVDRLLRGGRPHDLRAFTLLHDALAPTVDELSTHALDYARLLAAGPGPVASLAQRSLRTVDDAGRLDLDVLLQASALFRPEKTLVKAQLTWLDKVARREPARAAEVVVTIAEAFGHSALDIQEKALDLVTKHRALLDRPSWDAIAPLVSSLGGDLPQQAAHLFDSPSTTVSAAGSPQLPPPAAVAEMPPPITDPAELAEELAALVHGQSAIGWERVLAGVVSLYAGGDHDSLATTLLPVVDRYAGWFAPSRWNAGSPFVSLGLAIRAATSHDAAPALHDLAGAVRIAWHEGRRGLPGSSFSSRPDGVLALRAAEVAVHLTGTMVPMTVATPTHVNGSVDAAALLARLSRAEAEGWQPWPFDFEQALLRLPRDTGSAIVEQAARLTSPAGRQFAQWLTSGGLPDPVSEPFTQPGEKGRDGGWTWDTPVPRRMAAALRPARDGGLRLERQLLTLTPAKHPVYMPGDFDGIEDILAMVLPHHREVAAAWALADIASLADQNQRGAARLLPLLADCSGPVGPATAYALAYALAAKHEPDRAAAADTFLSLAAAGDPVIAPLVGAALADLASDGTIKMTRVLPALTDMHRAGASTAVWDLLVAALPPLFATTARALPDLLEIASQVAVALGVKGDPVPGLTEVAGRGGSTRVVKEARRLHSILTAS
- a CDS encoding LacI family DNA-binding transcriptional regulator, with the translated sequence MGAAANRAVTLRDVARLAGVSVATASKALNGQPQVRAETRARVVKAAEQLSFSPNTLAQGLITQRSGTVGLLTSDLEGRFSIPILMGAEDAFGSDQTSVFLCDARGDAIREKHHLRALLSRRVDGLIVVGARPDQRPSLGRDLPVPVIYAYSPSDDPADLSLVTDNVGGGRLAVDHLIRCGRTRIAHITGDPGYGAAQDRARGALDRLAEEGLALAGGEVWFGMWSEAWGRGATRMLLDRCPDVDAIFAGSDEIARGVLDVLHEERIDVPSQVAVIGFDNWQVLAANARPPLTTVDLNLEQLGRTAAQRLSAAMDGNLASGVETLPVRLLTRESTAPLR